In the Nothobranchius furzeri strain GRZ-AD chromosome 15, NfurGRZ-RIMD1, whole genome shotgun sequence genome, one interval contains:
- the LOC129164677 gene encoding spectrin alpha chain, non-erythrocytic 1-like isoform X2 — protein MAEEAPMVQAQQQEHLGSAPGKTVRLGVQTTANFNSIKELNNCWRSLQQLAEDRSNMLGSAHEVQRFHRDADETKEWIEEKNQALNTDNYGHDLASVQALQREHEDFERDLAALGDKVRFLIGTRTRVVSGDTFFMVLVTPPQPFLISNQRGAFLFKVDGGHNLTPEDCLSFGFLST, from the exons atggctgaggaggctcctatggttcaggctcag caacaagaacatctgggttctgctcctggaaag accgtacggttgggcgttcagacgacggctaactttaattccatcaag gagctgaacaactgctggcgctcgctgcaacagctggctgaagaccggagcaacatgctgggcagcgcccatgaggtgcagcgcttccacag agacgctgatgagaccaaagagtggatcgaggagaagaaccaggccctgaacacagacaactacggccacgacctggccagcgttcaggctctgcagcgtgaacatgaagactttgagcgtgacctggcagctctgggtgataaggtccgcttcctgattggtaccaggacccgggttgtctctggagacacgttcttcatggttctggtgactccaccccagccgttcctgatcagcaatcagcggggtgctttcctatttaaggtggatggaggacacaatttgacgccagaagattgcctcagttttg gattcctgtcgacctaa
- the LOC129164677 gene encoding spectrin alpha chain, non-erythrocytic 1-like isoform X1, producing the protein MAEEAPMVQAQQQEHLGSAPGKTVRLGVQTTANFNSIKELNNCWRSLQQLAEDRSNMLGSAHEVQRFHRDADETKEWIEEKNQALNTDNYGHDLASVQALQREHEDFERDLAALGDKVRFLIGTRTRVVSGDTFFMVLVTPPQPFLISNQRGAFLFKVDGGHNLTPEDCLSFGSNQPLVLPLVFLGLMLFRSVFALILDLPFFRIPVDLIGY; encoded by the exons atggctgaggaggctcctatggttcaggctcag caacaagaacatctgggttctgctcctggaaag accgtacggttgggcgttcagacgacggctaactttaattccatcaag gagctgaacaactgctggcgctcgctgcaacagctggctgaagaccggagcaacatgctgggcagcgcccatgaggtgcagcgcttccacag agacgctgatgagaccaaagagtggatcgaggagaagaaccaggccctgaacacagacaactacggccacgacctggccagcgttcaggctctgcagcgtgaacatgaagactttgagcgtgacctggcagctctgggtgataaggtccgcttcctgattggtaccaggacccgggttgtctctggagacacgttcttcatggttctggtgactccaccccagccgttcctgatcagcaatcagcggggtgctttcctatttaaggtggatggaggacacaatttgacgccagaagattgcctcagttttggtagtaaccagccactcgtgttacctctagtgttcctaggattaatgttatttcgtagtgtttttgctcttatattggatttaccattcttcaggattcctgtcgacctaattggatactga
- the LOC129164677 gene encoding uncharacterized protein isoform X3 — MLGSAHEVQRFHRDADETKEWIEEKNQALNTDNYGHDLASVQALQREHEDFERDLAALGDKVRFLIGTRTRVVSGDTFFMVLVTPPQPFLISNQRGAFLFKVDGGHNLTPEDCLSFGSNQPLVLPLVFLGLMLFRSVFALILDLPFFRIPVDLIGY, encoded by the exons atgctgggcagcgcccatgaggtgcagcgcttccacag agacgctgatgagaccaaagagtggatcgaggagaagaaccaggccctgaacacagacaactacggccacgacctggccagcgttcaggctctgcagcgtgaacatgaagactttgagcgtgacctggcagctctgggtgataaggtccgcttcctgattggtaccaggacccgggttgtctctggagacacgttcttcatggttctggtgactccaccccagccgttcctgatcagcaatcagcggggtgctttcctatttaaggtggatggaggacacaatttgacgccagaagattgcctcagttttggtagtaaccagccactcgtgttacctctagtgttcctaggattaatgttatttcgtagtgtttttgctcttatattggatttaccattcttcaggattcctgtcgacctaattggatactga